A part of Aspergillus flavus chromosome 1, complete sequence genomic DNA contains:
- a CDS encoding sugar transport protein (sugar transporter) translates to MGRRYLGLQGNALQIAIGVIAGMDFLLFGYDQGVTGGLLTLQSFIKYFPTIATSGAYYDSLTQAEQSTQSTRQGIVVAAYNLGCFAGSIPTIWVGNWLGRRKTIFLGSFIMVIGALLQCTAYQLPQLIVGRLVTGFGNGMNTSTVPTWQSECCKSNHRGKLVMIEGAMITCGITISYWIDFGLLFADPNEVAWRFPLAFQIFFAAIILAFVMFLPESPRWLVLKGREDEAKEVLGALLGDGTDPTFLQTEFTAIKATVLEMAKGSFKDMFTMDEDRHFHRTVLAYVNQMFQQISGINLITYYIPVVLEEQMGMTLINSRLIAACNGTEYFIASWIAVFTIEKFGRRTLMLFGAAGMSISMIILAITASLKTSEANIACIVFLFVFNTFFAIGWLGMTWLYPAEIVPLKIRAPANALATSSNWIFNFLVVMITPVAFDNIDYQTYIIFAVINAFIVPVVFFFYPETTRRSLEEMDRIFRKTKSIFSVVRIANEEPHMYGKHGELLHTLDDVEDEAVRRASVLSHAHKELEKDSSENDSTNKA, encoded by the exons ATGGGTCGCAGGTATTTGGGCCTTCAGGGCAACGCCCTGCAAATCGCCATCGGTGTTATTGCTGGTATGGACTTTCTACTATTCGGTTATGATCAGGGTGTCACCGGTGGTCTTTTGACCCTTCAGTCCTTTATCAAATATTTCCCCACCATTGCGACCAGTGGTGCGTACTATGATAGTCTCACCCAGGCCGAACAGAGTACCCAATCTACTCGCCAAG GTATTGTTGTCGCTGCGTACAACTTAGGATGTTTTGCAGGATCTATCCCGACAATCTGGGTTGGAAATTGGCTTGGTCGACGTAAAACTATCTTTCTCGGTTCTTTCATCATGGTCATTGGAGCTCTACTGCAGTGTACCGCGTACCAGCTGCCCCAACTGATCGTTGGACGTCTGGTGACTGGATTCG GAAACGGCATGAACACATCCACCGTGCCCACTTGGCAGTCTGAGTGCTGCAAATCCAATCATCGTGGTAAACTGGTCATGATCGAGGGTGCCATGATCACTTGTGGTATTACTATTAGTTACTGGATCGACTTCGGTTTGCTCTTTGCCGACCCCAATGAGGTCGCCTGGCGTTTCCCACTGGCTTTCCAGATCTTCTTTGCCGCTATCATCCTGGCTTTTGTCATGTTCCTTCCCGAATCTCCCCGCTGGCTTGTGCTTAAGGGCAGAGAGGATGAAGCGAAAGAAGTGCTGGGGGCTTTGTTAGGCGACGGAACCGATCCCACATTCTTGCAGACTGAGTTCACGGCTATCAAGGCGACCGTTTTGGAGATGGCTAAGGGTTCGTTCAAGGATATGTTCACCATGGATGAAGACCGTCATTTCCACCGCACCGTGTTGGCCTATGTCAACCAGATGTTCCAGCAGATTTCCGGCATCAATCTGATCACGTACTATATCCCGGTTGTGTTGGAAGAGCAGATGGGTATGACCCTAATCAACTCTCGACTGATTGCGGCATGCAACGGAACCGAGTACTTCATCGCCTCTTGGATTGCGGTGTTCACGATCGAAAAATTTGGTCGCCGGACGCTGATGCTTTTCGGTGCCGCGGGTATGTCAATCTCGATGATTATCCTCGCCATCACAGCTAGTCTCAAAACCTCGGAAGCCAACATCGCCTGCATTGTCTTCCTATTTGTGTTCAATACGTTCTTTGCTATCGGCTGGCTGGGAATGACCTGGCTGTATCCCGCCGAAATTGTGCCTTTGAAGATTCGTGCTCCAGCCAATGCCCTAGCGACATCGTCGAACTggatcttcaacttcctcgTGGTTATGATCACCCCTGTCGCTTTCGATAACATTGACTACCAAACCTACATTATTTTCGCCGTTAT TAACGCATTCATCGTTCCGgttgtattcttcttctatccGGAGACAACCCGTCGGTCGCTGGAAGAAATGGACCGCATCTTCCGAAAGACGAAGAGCATCTTCTCGGTCGTGCGTATTGCGAATGAGGAGCCTCACATGTATGGCAAGCATGGTGAGCTCCTGCATACGCTGGATgatgttgaggatgaggcTGTGCGTCGGGCTAGTGTGCTGAGCCACGCTCACAAGGAGTTGGAAAAAGACAGCTCTGAAAACGACAGCACGAACAAGGCATGA